From Bufo gargarizans isolate SCDJY-AF-19 chromosome 10, ASM1485885v1, whole genome shotgun sequence, the proteins below share one genomic window:
- the SMIM38 gene encoding small integral membrane protein 38, whose amino-acid sequence MEGLKIESWILMFLLVIIILSRFILWSCLSKYIDYKLSKRFPTRPKKDF is encoded by the coding sequence ATGGAGGGTTTGAAAATTGAATCGTGGATCCTGATGTTTTTGCTTGTTATAATTATCCTGTCAAGGTTCATATTATGGTCGTGTCTGAGCAAATACATAGACTATAAACTCTCTAAAAGGTTCCCAACTAGACCAAAGAAAGACTTTTAA